The following is a genomic window from Crossiella equi.
GTGCGCAGCACTTCGGCGAACGAGCGCTGCGGTTCCACACGCACGACCGCACCTCCCCTGGGTCGTTACCTGGTCCTTTCAGGAAACTCCGGAACCAGGTTGCACGCGATCCCTCGATCGGGTTCACCTTGGTAATTGCCACGGCAACTGGCCATAAGCTCGTGTAGGTACTGAATTGCGGACTGCGGTGGATGAGTACCGCAATCTGGTTGCCGAAAGTCGGGGGTGGAGGCGGCCCAGCCCTGATGCGGCGTCCCAGTCGGTGACTGCTGTGCGTTACCTGTCTGGAGTAACTGACGCTGCTGAAGACGGGGAGGGGACATGCACGGGACGAACGAGGGCTGGGAGGACATGCACGCGGCGGCGCGTGCGTTGTCCGGGACGTGGGTGATGGCCATCTTGGCCGCGCTGTCGAGCGGGCCGCTGAGGTTCGGTGAACTCAGCGCCCGAGTCCAGAACGGCGGGGCGGGCGGTGGGCGGACGCTGCACGACCGCTCGCTGACGCAGACGTTGACCACGATGCAGCGGGACGGCCTGGTGCTGCGCACGGAGGTGGGCCGCTCCGTGCCGAGGGTGGTGACCTACGAGCTCACCGGCAAGGCCCGGTCGCTCATCGCGGCGATGGGCGCCGTGCGCGGTTGGCGGAACTGAGGGGTGAGGTGGTGCCGGAACCGATCGGGTCCGGCACCACCTGGTTGTGGCAGCTCCACGCGTACCCGGTCAGCCGGTCAGCTCACGCTGGCGGACGATGTCCTCGACCACCTGGTGCAGCCGAGTCGGCAACTGGTGGGTCA
Proteins encoded in this region:
- a CDS encoding winged helix-turn-helix transcriptional regulator translates to MHGTNEGWEDMHAAARALSGTWVMAILAALSSGPLRFGELSARVQNGGAGGGRTLHDRSLTQTLTTMQRDGLVLRTEVGRSVPRVVTYELTGKARSLIAAMGAVRGWRN